The window aaataaataatgaaaatccaaaaaatatttttaaaaaattcttttatagCATGCAAGCCCATAATATAAAAatcccaaaaaaataaaaaccattttGGAGTGTGACTCAACTGCTGACGTGGCAGCTTCATTTTTGTGAGTTAACGATAAGCCCCCGCCCTTCCTTCTTTTCCAGCCgccctttttcttcttcctcggAACACAACCGTAAGTCCGAAAATGAACCCTAAACAAAATCTAAAAGAGTAAATTAAAATTCCATATGCtaacttcaattttctgttaaattttttaaaggaaatggCGACTGCAACAATGAGCTTCAATTTGGTGGGTGCGTTTAGGGGACTTTCTCTATCATCCAGCTCGACGTCGTCGTTTTTGAAAGGCGAACTCGGCTCCATTCCCAAAACTGCGACCGCTTCGTTCCCAAGGAAGTCTCCGTTTCCTTTGACGATCGAATCGGCGCACAAGAAAGGAGCCGGGAGTACTAAAAACGGTCGCGATTCCAGAGGTCAACGACTCGGCGTCAAAATCTTCGGCGACCAGGCAGCGAAGCCGGGCGCTATTATCGTCAGGCAACGAGGAACCAAGGTGTGAAAACCTCGAAAATTTTCTcgaatattttcatttttttagtcTGTTTGTTCAATTTTATGCTTGGAATTgttaagtttatttaattttattttgggttttctttttttggattAGAATGATAAAGCTTTTTAGCTTTGACAGCTTACTTCGACTGAGATTTGGATTTCTTGTTCAGTTTCATCCAGGGAAAAATGTGGGTCTTGGCAAGGATCATACCATCTTTTCCTTAATTGATGGGCTTGTGAAATTTGAGAAGTTTGGACCTGACAGGAAGAAGGtcgaatttttttaaaacactcTCAGACACAAATTCATGCTTTCAGAAGTTGATAATGTACCTCAAGCTGACATGGATTATGGGTTTATTGTGATTGACAGGTGAGCGTTTATCCACGAGTAGTTCAGCCTGAGAATCCCAACAGCTACagagcaaggaagagagagtaCTTCAGGATGCGCCGCGAACGCAGGAAGGCAAGGAAGGAAGGAAGTCTTGCTGAGCCAGAACTCGTGCTTGCTTCTGCTGCTGATGCCACAGATAGCAACCCGGTTTGCTGATTGAAACTGCCAACCTAAACCCATTCTTTACTTTTGTATTGCACTCATAATTTATAGGTAGGTCTACATATTCGCCCATCTGAAAGTGTACAAACTTGCTGTATCCAATTTGCAAATTTATTGTCTAGTTTCATTTTATGATCTTGTGAAAGTAGGAGATAACCTTTTGTGTATGTCTGgcatttgatttttaagtttacTGACTTTCCTGATGTGATATTGTTAGAGCAACTTAGCCTATGcaggctacaactttcataaCGTGGAGTAAAATGGGAAGATGTCTCGCCATTCTTACAATGCATTAACCTATGGTAGACTCAGAAAATGCAGCTTCATTCGTCTAACCACTGCCCATTGCTAAATGATACTGACATTATCCATTGTGGGAGTGCAGCTCCATTCATCTGACACCTTCCTAATGCTCAATGATATTGATATCATAGTTATCAGAATAGAACTGGATCATAGTTATCAAAATAGGGTTGACTCGATGATCCGAGACTCAACCCGACCTGATTTTGATATTATATTGTTTCTAAAAATTCATCCAATAAAAACTGGATTGGCAAGTTTTGTTTAAATGGCATTTAAGGCTATAACTGACATAGCCTTTTTTTAGATTACCTATTTTGGTGGTTGTCATTTCCAAGGTGAACACTATGTGAACAAAAGAGTAAAACATACCACAGGGATGCATTTCAAAGGACAATGCCCAAAACTAGACATCAGTTTTGATTCTTACGATAAGCATTCTGAGGGTAACATCTTAA is drawn from Theobroma cacao cultivar B97-61/B2 chromosome 4, Criollo_cocoa_genome_V2, whole genome shotgun sequence and contains these coding sequences:
- the LOC18601030 gene encoding 50S ribosomal protein L27, chloroplastic; amino-acid sequence: MATATMSFNLVGAFRGLSLSSSSTSSFLKGELGSIPKTATASFPRKSPFPLTIESAHKKGAGSTKNGRDSRGQRLGVKIFGDQAAKPGAIIVRQRGTKFHPGKNVGLGKDHTIFSLIDGLVKFEKFGPDRKKVSVYPRVVQPENPNSYRARKREYFRMRRERRKARKEGSLAEPELVLASAADATDSNPVC